The Belonocnema kinseyi isolate 2016_QV_RU_SX_M_011 chromosome 10, B_treatae_v1, whole genome shotgun sequence genome has a window encoding:
- the LOC117181860 gene encoding autophagy-related protein 13 homolog isoform X3, producing the protein MFCVLKTFLQRFFFAMSALKLSMQDKKDLDKFTKFLALKAAQIIVQSRSGEKVSTKCKPNSSGTDWFNLAIQDLPEVQAEAKRVICNDIISSTIPLCIEISLRTVEGDTMVLETWTLGVMPEQCDPTVRVTYTVYNRMGILLKSLLSVSRVTPAYKLSRRQGPDSYVICYRIYMGEPQLHTLGDNYKRVRVGQLCTPVGTIYLSVSYRTKMTISPTYTGRDSIMLKSDHFHSDLSPRHARYQQGDEISKSLSDTIKVGAFVENKQVIVNEEDLVIPDVPFSSLLTPRQNSSPPPPTPAADLTTGTTTVPASAKETEISNGNERVANDNTILKCNSQNGSRRSSCSITSANDDFIMKTPFAGTNTNSDLGVFYRECQSAPQLQTSTEELTLAEQVGDLTKQLETFETNMQRYEDLLSSLYQSENNN; encoded by the exons ATGTTCTGTGTTTTGAAAACGTTtcttcaacgttttttttttgcaatgtcaGCTTTAAAATTAAGCATGCAGGACAAAAAAGATCTGGATAAGTTCACCAAATTTCTGGCACTTAAAGCCGCACAAATTATCGTGCAATCCAGATCTGGAGAAAAAGTGAGCACGAAGTGTAAACCGAACTCGTCTGGAACAGATTGG TTTAATTTAGCAATCCAAGATTTGCCGGAGGTGCAAGCAGAAGCTAAGAGAGTTATTTGCAATGACATTATCAGTTCGACAATACCTCTCTGTATTGAAATATCCCTTCGAACCGTTGAAGGAGACACCATGGTCCTGGAAACTTGGACTCTGGGTGTCATGCCCGAACAATGTGATCCCACAGTTAGGGTGACTTACACAGTTTACAACAGAATGGGAATTTTACTTAAATCCTTACTCTCCGTCTCGAGAGTAACACCAGCTTATAAATTGAGTCGAAGGCAGGGCCCTGACTCATATGTTATTTGCTATAGAATTTATATGGGGGAACCTCAACTACATACTTTAG GTGACAACTACAAACGCGTCCGTGTCGGCCAATTATGTACACCTGTTGGCACAATTTATTTATCAGTTTCCTACAGAACGAAAATGACAATTTCGCCCACATATACCGGTCGAGATTCAATCATGCTCAAGagtgatcattttcactccgatTTAAGTCCGAGACACGCTCGATATCAGCAAGG tGATGAGATTTCGAAATCGCTGAGCGATACAATAAAAGTGGGCGCGTTCGTCGAAAATAAACAGGTTATTGTCAACGAGGAGGACTTGGTGATTCCTGACGTTCCCTTCAGTTCATTGCTGACGCCTAGGCAAAATTCTTCACCGCCTCCTCCGACTCCAGCCGCAGATTTGACAACAGGAACGACGACAGTTCCAGCATCTGCGAAAGAAACAGAGATTAGTAATGGAAACGAGAGGGTGGCGAACGATAATACGATTTTGAAGTGCAACTCGCAGAATGGCTCGAGGAGAAGCAGTTGTTCGATCACCAGTGCCAACGACGACTTCATTATG AAGACGCCATTTGCGGGGACAAATACAAATAGCGACTTGGGAGTTTTCTACAGGGAATGTCAAAGTGCACCTCAATTGCAGACTTCTACTGAAGAACTAACTTTAGCAGAACAAGTCGGCGACCTCACAAAACAGCTAGAAACTTTCGAAACGAATATGCAACGTTACGAAGACCTTTTGTCATCTTTATATCAATCGGAAAACAACAATTGA
- the LOC117181860 gene encoding autophagy-related protein 13 homolog isoform X1, with the protein MFCVLKTFLQRFFFAMSALKLSMQDKKDLDKFTKFLALKAAQIIVQSRSGEKVSTKCKPNSSGTDWFNLAIQDLPEVQAEAKRVICNDIISSTIPLCIEISLRTVEGDTMVLETWTLGVMPEQCDPTVRVTYTVYNRMGILLKSLLSVSRVTPAYKLSRRQGPDSYVICYRIYMGEPQLHTLGDNYKRVRVGQLCTPVGTIYLSVSYRTKMTISPTYTGRDSIMLKSDHFHSDLSPRHARYQQGDEISKSLSDTIKVGAFVENKQVIVNEEDLVIPDVPFSSLLTPRQNSSPPPPTPAADLTTGTTTVPASAKETEISNGNERVANDNTILKCNSQNGSRRSSCSITSANDDFIMVDLKTPFAGTNTNSDLGVFYRECQSAPQLQTSTEELTLAEQVGDLTKQLETFETNMQRYEDLLSSLYQSENNN; encoded by the exons ATGTTCTGTGTTTTGAAAACGTTtcttcaacgttttttttttgcaatgtcaGCTTTAAAATTAAGCATGCAGGACAAAAAAGATCTGGATAAGTTCACCAAATTTCTGGCACTTAAAGCCGCACAAATTATCGTGCAATCCAGATCTGGAGAAAAAGTGAGCACGAAGTGTAAACCGAACTCGTCTGGAACAGATTGG TTTAATTTAGCAATCCAAGATTTGCCGGAGGTGCAAGCAGAAGCTAAGAGAGTTATTTGCAATGACATTATCAGTTCGACAATACCTCTCTGTATTGAAATATCCCTTCGAACCGTTGAAGGAGACACCATGGTCCTGGAAACTTGGACTCTGGGTGTCATGCCCGAACAATGTGATCCCACAGTTAGGGTGACTTACACAGTTTACAACAGAATGGGAATTTTACTTAAATCCTTACTCTCCGTCTCGAGAGTAACACCAGCTTATAAATTGAGTCGAAGGCAGGGCCCTGACTCATATGTTATTTGCTATAGAATTTATATGGGGGAACCTCAACTACATACTTTAG GTGACAACTACAAACGCGTCCGTGTCGGCCAATTATGTACACCTGTTGGCACAATTTATTTATCAGTTTCCTACAGAACGAAAATGACAATTTCGCCCACATATACCGGTCGAGATTCAATCATGCTCAAGagtgatcattttcactccgatTTAAGTCCGAGACACGCTCGATATCAGCAAGG tGATGAGATTTCGAAATCGCTGAGCGATACAATAAAAGTGGGCGCGTTCGTCGAAAATAAACAGGTTATTGTCAACGAGGAGGACTTGGTGATTCCTGACGTTCCCTTCAGTTCATTGCTGACGCCTAGGCAAAATTCTTCACCGCCTCCTCCGACTCCAGCCGCAGATTTGACAACAGGAACGACGACAGTTCCAGCATCTGCGAAAGAAACAGAGATTAGTAATGGAAACGAGAGGGTGGCGAACGATAATACGATTTTGAAGTGCAACTCGCAGAATGGCTCGAGGAGAAGCAGTTGTTCGATCACCAGTGCCAACGACGACTTCATTATGGTAGACCTG AAGACGCCATTTGCGGGGACAAATACAAATAGCGACTTGGGAGTTTTCTACAGGGAATGTCAAAGTGCACCTCAATTGCAGACTTCTACTGAAGAACTAACTTTAGCAGAACAAGTCGGCGACCTCACAAAACAGCTAGAAACTTTCGAAACGAATATGCAACGTTACGAAGACCTTTTGTCATCTTTATATCAATCGGAAAACAACAATTGA
- the LOC117181860 gene encoding autophagy-related protein 13 homolog isoform X4 produces MFCVLKTFLQRFFFAMSALKLSMQDKKDLDKFTKFLALKAAQIIVQSRSGEKVSTKCKPNSSGTDWFNLAIQDLPEVQAEAKRVICNDIISSTIPLCIEISLRTVEGDTMVLETWTLGVMPEQCDPTVRVTYTVYNRMGILLKSLLSVSRVTPAYKLSRRQGPDSYVICYRIYMGEPQLHTLGDNYKRVRVGQLCTPVGTIYLSVSYRTKMTISPTYTGRDSIMLKSDHFHSDLSPRHARYQQGDEISKSLSDTIKVGAFVENKQVIVNEEDLVIPDVPFSSLLTPRQNSSPPPPTPAADLTTGTTTVPASAKETEISNGNERVANDNTILKCNSQNGSRRSSCSITSANDDFIMTPFAGTNTNSDLGVFYRECQSAPQLQTSTEELTLAEQVGDLTKQLETFETNMQRYEDLLSSLYQSENNN; encoded by the exons ATGTTCTGTGTTTTGAAAACGTTtcttcaacgttttttttttgcaatgtcaGCTTTAAAATTAAGCATGCAGGACAAAAAAGATCTGGATAAGTTCACCAAATTTCTGGCACTTAAAGCCGCACAAATTATCGTGCAATCCAGATCTGGAGAAAAAGTGAGCACGAAGTGTAAACCGAACTCGTCTGGAACAGATTGG TTTAATTTAGCAATCCAAGATTTGCCGGAGGTGCAAGCAGAAGCTAAGAGAGTTATTTGCAATGACATTATCAGTTCGACAATACCTCTCTGTATTGAAATATCCCTTCGAACCGTTGAAGGAGACACCATGGTCCTGGAAACTTGGACTCTGGGTGTCATGCCCGAACAATGTGATCCCACAGTTAGGGTGACTTACACAGTTTACAACAGAATGGGAATTTTACTTAAATCCTTACTCTCCGTCTCGAGAGTAACACCAGCTTATAAATTGAGTCGAAGGCAGGGCCCTGACTCATATGTTATTTGCTATAGAATTTATATGGGGGAACCTCAACTACATACTTTAG GTGACAACTACAAACGCGTCCGTGTCGGCCAATTATGTACACCTGTTGGCACAATTTATTTATCAGTTTCCTACAGAACGAAAATGACAATTTCGCCCACATATACCGGTCGAGATTCAATCATGCTCAAGagtgatcattttcactccgatTTAAGTCCGAGACACGCTCGATATCAGCAAGG tGATGAGATTTCGAAATCGCTGAGCGATACAATAAAAGTGGGCGCGTTCGTCGAAAATAAACAGGTTATTGTCAACGAGGAGGACTTGGTGATTCCTGACGTTCCCTTCAGTTCATTGCTGACGCCTAGGCAAAATTCTTCACCGCCTCCTCCGACTCCAGCCGCAGATTTGACAACAGGAACGACGACAGTTCCAGCATCTGCGAAAGAAACAGAGATTAGTAATGGAAACGAGAGGGTGGCGAACGATAATACGATTTTGAAGTGCAACTCGCAGAATGGCTCGAGGAGAAGCAGTTGTTCGATCACCAGTGCCAACGACGACTTCATTATG ACGCCATTTGCGGGGACAAATACAAATAGCGACTTGGGAGTTTTCTACAGGGAATGTCAAAGTGCACCTCAATTGCAGACTTCTACTGAAGAACTAACTTTAGCAGAACAAGTCGGCGACCTCACAAAACAGCTAGAAACTTTCGAAACGAATATGCAACGTTACGAAGACCTTTTGTCATCTTTATATCAATCGGAAAACAACAATTGA
- the LOC117181860 gene encoding autophagy-related protein 13 homolog isoform X2, with translation MFCVLKTFLQRFFFAMSALKLSMQDKKDLDKFTKFLALKAAQIIVQSRSGEKVSTKCKPNSSGTDWFNLAIQDLPEVQAEAKRVICNDIISSTIPLCIEISLRTVEGDTMVLETWTLGVMPEQCDPTVRVTYTVYNRMGILLKSLLSVSRVTPAYKLSRRQGPDSYVICYRIYMGEPQLHTLGDNYKRVRVGQLCTPVGTIYLSVSYRTKMTISPTYTGRDSIMLKSDHFHSDLSPRHARYQQGDEISKSLSDTIKVGAFVENKQVIVNEEDLVIPDVPFSSLLTPRQNSSPPPPTPAADLTTGTTTVPASAKETEISNGNERVANDNTILKCNSQNGSRRSSCSITSANDDFIMVDLTPFAGTNTNSDLGVFYRECQSAPQLQTSTEELTLAEQVGDLTKQLETFETNMQRYEDLLSSLYQSENNN, from the exons ATGTTCTGTGTTTTGAAAACGTTtcttcaacgttttttttttgcaatgtcaGCTTTAAAATTAAGCATGCAGGACAAAAAAGATCTGGATAAGTTCACCAAATTTCTGGCACTTAAAGCCGCACAAATTATCGTGCAATCCAGATCTGGAGAAAAAGTGAGCACGAAGTGTAAACCGAACTCGTCTGGAACAGATTGG TTTAATTTAGCAATCCAAGATTTGCCGGAGGTGCAAGCAGAAGCTAAGAGAGTTATTTGCAATGACATTATCAGTTCGACAATACCTCTCTGTATTGAAATATCCCTTCGAACCGTTGAAGGAGACACCATGGTCCTGGAAACTTGGACTCTGGGTGTCATGCCCGAACAATGTGATCCCACAGTTAGGGTGACTTACACAGTTTACAACAGAATGGGAATTTTACTTAAATCCTTACTCTCCGTCTCGAGAGTAACACCAGCTTATAAATTGAGTCGAAGGCAGGGCCCTGACTCATATGTTATTTGCTATAGAATTTATATGGGGGAACCTCAACTACATACTTTAG GTGACAACTACAAACGCGTCCGTGTCGGCCAATTATGTACACCTGTTGGCACAATTTATTTATCAGTTTCCTACAGAACGAAAATGACAATTTCGCCCACATATACCGGTCGAGATTCAATCATGCTCAAGagtgatcattttcactccgatTTAAGTCCGAGACACGCTCGATATCAGCAAGG tGATGAGATTTCGAAATCGCTGAGCGATACAATAAAAGTGGGCGCGTTCGTCGAAAATAAACAGGTTATTGTCAACGAGGAGGACTTGGTGATTCCTGACGTTCCCTTCAGTTCATTGCTGACGCCTAGGCAAAATTCTTCACCGCCTCCTCCGACTCCAGCCGCAGATTTGACAACAGGAACGACGACAGTTCCAGCATCTGCGAAAGAAACAGAGATTAGTAATGGAAACGAGAGGGTGGCGAACGATAATACGATTTTGAAGTGCAACTCGCAGAATGGCTCGAGGAGAAGCAGTTGTTCGATCACCAGTGCCAACGACGACTTCATTATGGTAGACCTG ACGCCATTTGCGGGGACAAATACAAATAGCGACTTGGGAGTTTTCTACAGGGAATGTCAAAGTGCACCTCAATTGCAGACTTCTACTGAAGAACTAACTTTAGCAGAACAAGTCGGCGACCTCACAAAACAGCTAGAAACTTTCGAAACGAATATGCAACGTTACGAAGACCTTTTGTCATCTTTATATCAATCGGAAAACAACAATTGA